Proteins from a single region of Catenulispora acidiphila DSM 44928:
- the fxsT gene encoding FxSxx-COOH system tetratricopeptide repeat protein has translation MVLHSAIPGVRDALVVHCDADETWVSWIDEALADQGFQTHRLSWTADGEDLGRTIGDVLGGGVSCCVVVLSEAFLAAADYSPQQWRTALRDSADLLDRLFPVVVDRAQLPAELPLEVRQQIIDISDVGEQAARERLIQAVSGEPPVGRVPVRTREGKVRTRFPASDPAIWCPWTPNRNFSFVGRDKELKALHARLWDAPRGQARVAVTGLGGVGKSQIAVEYMYRYQSEYDAVWFVRATRTAIARQDVVNVGAELGAPSADDLQAGIDGALRALLEDARTRRWLVVIDDARSAAAVKDLLPSFPGQHGHVIITSTDENWTDIAAELPIQPMSAEESFRYLRSRLPETGDEDLQALVGYCDGLPIAMDLAAAQVRGAAQSVRAFLQSASERGVDQYQVKLGRHEKTVAQTYLTALDSVGREVPAAGELLRLLSFMASAPIPIRLFGALSQDSGLPELADLAQVSRGFADSSALLGMLSEIRKHSLATIGLQGEESVISMHRVPQRVIVADIAEDQALRYRHAVHLMLRARDIGAARTSAQWLVMLEIWRNLESSDGWDCELCAADISCRQMMLHVIRALMIWSESTQCEAAAARAIAAWTPVLGPHHTDVREATLERANALRNMGRAGEALELDEALARDVAEMPDVRPAIAIRTGLNRGGDLRRLGRFADASTIDTQTRDRAVDEFGEIDRLSLMARGNVSVSYLLLGEAANAMRNDEDLVRDQVRLRGDGDRAAFQTRTRIARAHRDMGQYRSAVEMQEHNTYRCERVFGPHDATTLTAKGTLASCLRKAGQYEEARRVASTTVTDLQKLIGDRHPEMVLAMTELANCLVRTDRRADAAELGRQALMLAVEVCGTDHPFTAICQNNLALVHLVQHEPFEAETLLNEAAQVFAALPTDHPHQLIVAANLATALWDRGEYTKAEDLEKQLEPKFVQALGENHPTTLAVASNRVTTFDALAGDDATRRTINNARWRRTVAAYQRVLTREHPDVQIAEERRRRIHIALDAPAV, from the coding sequence GTGGTGCTGCACAGCGCGATCCCCGGCGTCCGTGACGCCCTCGTCGTCCACTGCGATGCGGACGAGACGTGGGTGTCGTGGATCGACGAGGCGCTCGCCGACCAAGGGTTCCAGACGCACCGGCTGTCCTGGACGGCCGACGGCGAGGATCTGGGCCGGACGATCGGGGATGTGCTCGGCGGCGGCGTCAGCTGCTGCGTCGTGGTGCTCAGCGAGGCGTTCCTGGCCGCCGCCGACTACTCGCCCCAGCAGTGGCGCACCGCGCTGCGCGACAGCGCCGACCTGCTCGACCGGCTGTTCCCGGTGGTCGTGGACCGCGCGCAGCTGCCGGCCGAACTGCCGCTGGAAGTGCGCCAGCAGATCATCGACATCTCGGACGTCGGCGAGCAGGCGGCGCGCGAACGCCTGATCCAGGCGGTCTCCGGCGAGCCGCCGGTCGGGAGGGTCCCGGTGCGCACGCGCGAAGGCAAGGTCCGCACCCGGTTCCCGGCCAGCGATCCGGCGATCTGGTGTCCGTGGACGCCCAACAGGAACTTCTCCTTCGTGGGCCGGGACAAGGAACTCAAGGCTCTGCACGCCCGGCTGTGGGACGCGCCGCGCGGGCAGGCGCGGGTGGCGGTCACCGGGCTCGGCGGCGTCGGCAAGTCGCAGATCGCCGTCGAGTACATGTACCGCTATCAGAGCGAGTACGACGCGGTGTGGTTCGTGCGCGCGACCCGGACCGCGATCGCCCGGCAGGACGTCGTCAACGTCGGCGCGGAGCTCGGCGCCCCGAGCGCGGACGACCTGCAGGCCGGTATCGACGGCGCCTTGCGCGCGCTGCTCGAGGACGCGCGGACGCGGCGCTGGCTCGTCGTGATCGACGACGCCCGCTCCGCCGCCGCGGTGAAGGACCTGCTGCCCAGCTTCCCCGGCCAGCACGGCCACGTCATCATCACCTCGACGGACGAGAACTGGACGGACATCGCCGCCGAGCTCCCGATCCAGCCGATGTCCGCCGAGGAGAGCTTCCGCTATCTGCGCTCCAGGCTGCCGGAGACCGGCGACGAGGACCTGCAGGCTCTGGTCGGGTACTGCGACGGTCTGCCGATCGCCATGGACCTGGCCGCCGCGCAGGTGCGGGGCGCGGCGCAGTCGGTGCGGGCGTTCCTGCAGTCGGCGTCCGAGCGCGGCGTCGACCAGTACCAGGTCAAGCTCGGACGCCACGAGAAGACGGTCGCGCAGACCTATCTGACCGCCTTGGACAGCGTGGGCCGCGAGGTCCCCGCCGCCGGCGAGCTGCTGCGCCTGTTGTCCTTCATGGCCAGCGCCCCGATCCCGATCCGGCTGTTCGGCGCGCTGAGCCAGGACAGCGGTCTTCCGGAACTGGCCGACCTCGCGCAGGTTTCCCGCGGATTCGCGGACTCCTCGGCGCTGCTCGGGATGCTCAGCGAGATCCGCAAGCACTCGCTGGCGACCATCGGGCTCCAGGGCGAGGAATCGGTCATCTCCATGCACCGGGTCCCGCAGCGGGTCATCGTCGCCGACATCGCCGAGGACCAGGCGCTGCGCTACCGCCACGCGGTCCACCTGATGCTGCGCGCCCGCGACATCGGCGCCGCGCGGACGTCGGCGCAGTGGCTGGTGATGCTGGAGATCTGGCGCAACCTGGAGTCCTCGGACGGCTGGGACTGCGAGCTGTGCGCCGCGGACATCTCCTGCCGGCAGATGATGCTGCACGTCATCAGGGCTCTGATGATCTGGAGCGAGTCGACGCAGTGCGAGGCGGCCGCCGCCCGCGCCATCGCGGCGTGGACACCGGTCCTGGGCCCGCACCACACCGACGTCCGCGAAGCCACGCTGGAGCGCGCGAACGCGTTGCGCAACATGGGCCGGGCCGGCGAAGCGCTGGAGCTGGACGAGGCGCTGGCCCGCGACGTCGCCGAGATGCCGGACGTACGCCCGGCGATCGCGATCCGCACCGGTCTGAACCGGGGCGGCGACCTGCGCCGCCTGGGCCGGTTCGCGGACGCGAGCACCATCGACACGCAGACCCGGGACCGGGCCGTCGACGAGTTCGGCGAGATCGACCGGCTCAGCCTCATGGCCCGCGGCAACGTCTCGGTGTCCTACCTCCTGCTCGGCGAAGCCGCGAACGCCATGCGGAACGACGAGGACCTGGTCCGCGACCAGGTGCGCCTGCGCGGCGACGGCGACCGGGCGGCGTTCCAGACCCGCACCCGCATCGCCCGCGCGCACCGCGACATGGGGCAGTACCGCAGCGCCGTGGAGATGCAGGAGCACAACACCTACCGCTGCGAGCGGGTGTTCGGTCCCCACGACGCGACCACCCTGACGGCGAAGGGCACCCTCGCCAGCTGCCTGCGCAAGGCCGGCCAGTACGAGGAGGCGCGCCGCGTCGCCTCCACGACGGTGACCGACCTGCAGAAGCTGATCGGCGACCGGCACCCGGAGATGGTGCTGGCGATGACCGAGCTGGCCAACTGCCTCGTCCGCACCGACCGCCGCGCCGACGCCGCCGAACTGGGCCGCCAGGCGCTGATGCTCGCGGTGGAGGTCTGCGGCACCGACCACCCCTTCACCGCCATCTGCCAGAACAACCTCGCCCTGGTCCACCTGGTGCAGCACGAGCCCTTCGAGGCCGAGACCCTGCTGAACGAGGCGGCGCAGGTCTTCGCCGCACTGCCGACCGACCACCCGCACCAGCTGATCGTCGCGGCGAACCTGGCCACCGCCCTCTGGGACCGCGGCGAGTACACGAAGGCCGAGGACCTGGAGAAGCAGCTCGAGCCCAAGTTCGTCCAAGCCCTCGGCGAGAACCACCCGACCACCCTGGCCGTCGCCTCCAACCGCGTCACCACCTTCGACGCCCTCGCCGGCGACGACGCCACCCGCCGCACCATCAACAACGCCCGCTGGCGGCGCACAGTCGCGGCGTATCAGCGGGTCCTGACCCGCGAGCACCCGGACGTGCAAATCGCGGAGGAACGGCGGCGCCGGATCCACATCGCGCTGGACGCTCCGGCGGTGTAG
- a CDS encoding pentapeptide repeat-containing protein, which produces MGQDSQNSDSLGRRRAPALARWPLGRVAFATFCATLALALGVLAGVLGWLGLLSRSSFRSSPGTALDVVKLVLGAVAGVGALVGLVIAYRRQLVAETADDRERTRLFNERFNAAAEQLGSDRAGVRQAGIYSMEGLADDWPAGRQKCVDVLCALARRGHVLQPPADAPIEDRLAWDDDRQFRHAIMRVVADHLRPAAAVPWRGGNFDFTGALVDGGDFEGIELTGGRLVFAGARFVAGAPLVLRGSRIDGGLLDVRGAVFDSGALDLSKASVGPQATVNFSDVLFQDGYIDIRTTTIEGCCYLCRATMSGAEIELSESSLRGTIDFRDARLAGGVMRFDGAVVAPERFRFAGARFEGATLDFSGAQVDGLLDFGTAASPTGVMLPPTPTVAPHSAPE; this is translated from the coding sequence GTGGGCCAGGATTCACAGAACTCTGATTCACTCGGCCGCCGGCGGGCTCCCGCGCTCGCCCGGTGGCCGCTCGGGCGGGTCGCGTTCGCCACGTTCTGCGCGACCTTGGCGCTGGCTCTCGGCGTGCTCGCCGGGGTGCTGGGGTGGCTCGGGCTGCTGTCGCGCTCCTCGTTCCGGTCCTCGCCGGGGACGGCGTTGGACGTCGTCAAGCTCGTCCTCGGCGCGGTCGCCGGCGTCGGCGCGCTGGTCGGGCTGGTCATCGCCTACCGGCGGCAGCTGGTCGCCGAGACCGCCGACGACCGGGAGCGCACCCGCCTTTTCAACGAGCGCTTCAACGCCGCCGCCGAGCAGTTGGGCTCGGACCGGGCCGGGGTGCGGCAGGCGGGCATCTACTCGATGGAGGGGCTCGCCGACGACTGGCCCGCCGGCCGGCAGAAGTGCGTCGACGTCCTGTGCGCGCTCGCGCGGCGCGGCCACGTCCTGCAGCCGCCGGCGGACGCGCCGATCGAGGACCGCCTGGCCTGGGACGACGACCGCCAGTTCCGGCACGCGATCATGCGGGTCGTCGCCGACCATCTGCGGCCGGCCGCGGCGGTGCCGTGGCGGGGCGGGAACTTCGACTTCACCGGCGCGCTCGTCGACGGCGGCGACTTCGAGGGCATCGAGCTGACCGGCGGCCGGCTGGTCTTCGCCGGCGCGCGGTTCGTGGCCGGGGCGCCGCTGGTGCTGCGCGGCAGCCGGATCGACGGCGGGCTGCTGGACGTCCGCGGCGCGGTCTTCGACTCCGGCGCCCTGGACCTGAGCAAGGCCTCGGTCGGACCGCAGGCCACGGTGAACTTCAGCGACGTGCTGTTCCAGGACGGCTACATCGACATCCGGACGACCACCATCGAAGGCTGCTGCTATCTGTGCCGCGCGACCATGAGCGGCGCCGAGATCGAACTCTCGGAGTCCTCGCTGCGCGGGACCATCGATTTCCGGGACGCGCGGCTGGCCGGCGGTGTGATGCGGTTCGACGGCGCGGTGGTGGCGCCGGAGCGGTTCCGCTTCGCCGGCGCCAGGTTCGAGGGCGCGACACTGGACTTCTCCGGTGCCCAGGTCGACGGCCTGTTGGATTTCGGTACCGCCGCCTCGCCGACCGGCGTGATGCTGCCGCCGACACCGACTGTTGCGCCGCACTCAGCCCCCGAGTAG
- a CDS encoding DUF6817 domain-containing protein → MSEIPNEPASANRPFTEFLRAHGAADMPHPGGTLLAHLIRVSDRLAEWGVPLAVQVAGLCHATYGTDGFAPSLLDLADRAILVELIGEGAEALVYRYASCDRSATYPRLRGGEQPVFRDRFAGADCQPTGEELRAFLDITAANELDVFRHNAELADRHAPAFYRLLESVRALMSPAAWDAVRGDLGDRAS, encoded by the coding sequence GTGAGCGAGATTCCGAACGAACCCGCATCCGCCAACCGTCCCTTCACTGAGTTCCTTCGTGCCCACGGCGCCGCAGACATGCCGCACCCCGGCGGCACGCTTCTGGCGCACCTCATCCGCGTGAGCGATCGGCTCGCGGAATGGGGTGTGCCGCTTGCGGTTCAGGTCGCAGGCCTCTGCCATGCGACGTACGGGACCGACGGGTTCGCCCCGTCCCTGCTGGATCTGGCCGATCGCGCGATCCTGGTCGAGCTGATCGGCGAGGGCGCTGAGGCTTTGGTCTACCGTTACGCCAGCTGCGATCGCTCTGCCACCTACCCGCGGTTGCGCGGCGGTGAGCAGCCGGTCTTCCGGGACCGGTTCGCCGGCGCCGACTGCCAACCGACCGGTGAGGAGCTGCGTGCCTTCCTCGACATCACCGCGGCGAACGAGCTGGATGTGTTCCGGCACAACGCGGAACTGGCCGATCGTCATGCTCCGGCGTTCTATCGGCTGCTGGAGTCTGTTCGTGCCCTGATGTCCCCCGCCGCATGGGATGCGGTGCGGGGCGATCTCGGAGATCGCGCCTCGTAA
- a CDS encoding ricin-type beta-trefoil lectin domain protein yields MKISPRRLITALAALCLGIGAALGMIAAPAQAAASATSEQTFLTFYGWWDNTPPGADIAYPQIHQTAGGTGTYADPITFATDSNEQPPGTIVYVPRVGKYFIMEDGCDECSSDWTGHGPNGGPNLRHLDLWLGGKGGNAFDAIECEDALTNYNSDGTPTMEPVIVNPPSNETVSSSPIFNTSTGACYGGAKPTISVGQYKNVSTGNCMTDPNNSSSAGALLVTAACDSTAASQRFTFDGTFLQINNLCADYSTSQISMQKCTAGPSQQWSYNTDLTFTDIQTGKKYINDSSGKVKSGSSSSSTKTWTYVPAGSGTTNDFSVAASPASASVTAGGTATATVSTAVTAGAAESVALSASGGPAGSTVSLSPTNVTSGGSSTLSVATTSTTAPGTYTITVTGKAATGTHTATYTLTVNPVSGGGGCTAAQLLTNPGFESGASTGWTGSSTLGFNPITNSTSGEPTHAGSWESWFNGNGSADTDTVAQSVTIPSGCTATLSYWLHIDTTESTSTAKPDTFSVQLLNSSGTVLTTLATYSNLDKASGYTQHSSDVSAYAGQTVKLRFTGTETDKNGGTTSFVLDDTALNAK; encoded by the coding sequence ATGAAGATATCCCCGCGGCGCCTCATCACGGCGCTCGCAGCCCTCTGTCTGGGCATCGGCGCGGCCCTCGGCATGATCGCCGCGCCGGCTCAGGCGGCGGCGTCGGCCACCAGCGAGCAGACCTTCCTGACCTTCTACGGCTGGTGGGACAACACGCCGCCCGGCGCCGACATCGCCTATCCGCAGATCCACCAGACCGCGGGCGGCACCGGGACGTACGCCGATCCGATCACCTTCGCCACCGACTCCAACGAGCAGCCGCCGGGAACGATCGTCTACGTCCCGCGCGTCGGCAAGTACTTCATCATGGAGGACGGCTGCGACGAGTGCAGCTCGGACTGGACCGGCCACGGTCCCAACGGCGGTCCCAACCTGCGGCACCTGGACCTGTGGCTCGGCGGGAAGGGCGGCAACGCCTTCGACGCCATCGAGTGCGAGGACGCGCTGACCAACTACAACAGCGACGGCACGCCGACCATGGAGCCGGTGATCGTCAATCCGCCGTCGAACGAGACGGTGTCCTCCTCGCCGATCTTCAACACCAGCACCGGCGCGTGTTACGGCGGTGCGAAGCCGACGATCTCCGTCGGGCAGTACAAGAACGTCTCGACCGGCAACTGCATGACCGACCCGAACAACAGCTCCTCGGCCGGCGCGCTGCTGGTGACGGCCGCCTGTGACAGCACCGCGGCCAGCCAGCGCTTCACCTTCGACGGCACGTTCCTGCAGATCAACAACCTCTGCGCGGACTACTCGACCTCGCAGATCTCGATGCAGAAATGTACCGCCGGACCCAGCCAACAGTGGTCGTACAACACCGACCTGACGTTCACCGACATCCAGACCGGCAAGAAGTACATCAACGACTCCTCGGGCAAGGTCAAGTCGGGCAGCAGCTCCAGCAGCACGAAGACCTGGACCTACGTCCCGGCCGGCTCCGGCACGACGAACGACTTCTCCGTGGCGGCCAGCCCGGCGAGCGCCTCCGTCACCGCCGGCGGCACCGCGACCGCGACGGTCTCCACCGCCGTGACCGCCGGTGCCGCTGAGTCCGTCGCGCTGAGCGCCAGCGGCGGCCCGGCCGGCTCCACGGTCAGCCTGAGCCCGACCAACGTCACCTCCGGCGGCAGCTCGACCCTGAGCGTCGCGACCACCTCCACGACCGCCCCCGGGACGTACACCATCACGGTCACCGGTAAGGCTGCGACCGGTACCCACACCGCCACCTACACGCTGACGGTGAACCCCGTCTCCGGAGGGGGCGGCTGCACCGCGGCCCAGCTGCTGACCAACCCCGGCTTCGAGAGCGGCGCCAGCACCGGCTGGACCGGCAGCTCCACCCTGGGCTTCAACCCGATCACCAACAGCACCAGCGGCGAGCCGACGCACGCGGGCTCCTGGGAGTCCTGGTTCAACGGCAACGGCTCGGCCGACACGGACACCGTCGCGCAGTCGGTGACCATCCCGTCGGGCTGCACCGCGACCCTGTCCTACTGGCTGCACATCGACACGACCGAGAGCACGTCGACGGCCAAGCCGGACACCTTCAGCGTGCAGCTGCTCAACTCCTCGGGCACCGTGCTCACCACGCTGGCCACCTACAGCAATCTGGACAAGGCCAGCGGCTACACCCAGCACAGCAGCGACGTGTCGGCCTACGCGGGTCAGACCGTCAAGCTCCGCTTCACCGGCACCGAGACCGACAAGAACGGCGGCACCACCAGCTTCGTCCTCGACGACACGGCGTTGAACGCGAAGTAG